A window of the Planococcus citri chromosome 4, ihPlaCitr1.1, whole genome shotgun sequence genome harbors these coding sequences:
- the LOC135845149 gene encoding transcription initiation factor TFIID subunit 11-like yields the protein MESTSLEQPLKTVDSTKSTSLTELNKPFKTIDLTNTADPSAEEELLRGAQPIEQRILTKVDTAVQDTTLTLHSVENDEFTTIRQVVTTEVTTEVIETTEPTHLVGTYDLTSESPRNDEESQQPVSPRTEAALLNEGVQQTSEPAIEPSNAEKIDENDDEGEDDNDDEGEDDEDDEDL from the coding sequence ATGGAATCAACATCGCTAGAGCAGCCGCTCAAAACGGTCGACTCAACCAAATCAACGTCGTTAACTGAGTTGAACAAACCGTTTAAAACAATCGACCTTACCAATACGGCAGATCCTTCCGCTGAGGAGGAACTACTAAGAGGAGCACAGCCGATCGAGCAGCGCATACTCACAAAGGTCGATACAGCGGTACAAGACACGACCCTCACTCTACATTCCGTCGAAAATGATGAGTTCACCACCATCCGACAAGTAGTGACCACTGAAGTCACCACTGAAGTCATCGAAACAACCGAGCCGACACACCTTGTTGGTACATATGATCTGACCTCTGAAAGTCCTCGCAACGACGAAGAATCTCAACAGCCAGTATCACCACGTACCGAAGCGGCGCTCCTCAACGAAGGAGTACAGCAAACGAGCGAACCGGCAATTGAACCTTCAAACGCCGAAAAAATCGACGAAAACGACGACGAGGGTgaagacgacaacgacgacgagggtgaagacgacgaagacgacgaagatCTCTAA